One part of the Bdellovibrio sp. KM01 genome encodes these proteins:
- a CDS encoding TIGR02147 family protein: MGNTSIKKTSELSNFFNEIFLNRRRKNPKYSMRAFARDLSLTQGRLWELIHGRYIPGAKVTERISELLKLSPEDKSKMQMLIAAEKAQPVSTMRSVSNDEFAMISDWEHLAIFNLISTKGFDHTINSIVSRLEISQLQAEGALNRLVDQGLVTEEDGRYVPAYTNITTQNEVPSEVLREFHRQIIGRSVTSLQRDSVDSRSITSMVFPANVKNLAKAKKIIAEFNVRMAELMDKGDTTEVYSLAVQLVPITVAGR, encoded by the coding sequence ATGGGGAACACTTCTATTAAAAAAACATCAGAATTATCAAATTTCTTTAACGAGATTTTCTTAAACCGCCGCCGCAAAAATCCAAAGTACTCAATGCGAGCTTTCGCTCGTGACCTTTCGTTAACGCAAGGTCGTCTTTGGGAGTTGATCCATGGCCGCTATATCCCCGGTGCAAAAGTGACAGAGCGTATTTCTGAACTTTTGAAGCTTTCGCCGGAAGATAAAAGCAAAATGCAGATGTTGATCGCTGCTGAAAAGGCACAACCAGTATCAACAATGCGTTCTGTTTCTAATGATGAGTTTGCCATGATCTCGGATTGGGAGCACTTGGCGATCTTCAATTTGATTTCGACGAAAGGTTTTGATCACACCATCAATAGTATTGTGTCTCGCTTGGAGATTTCACAGTTGCAAGCAGAAGGTGCTTTGAATCGTCTGGTTGATCAAGGTTTGGTGACAGAAGAAGACGGACGTTATGTTCCGGCTTACACGAATATCACCACTCAAAATGAAGTGCCATCTGAAGTTTTGCGCGAGTTCCATCGTCAAATCATCGGTCGCTCTGTCACATCGTTGCAGCGTGATTCCGTTGATTCTCGCAGCATCACCAGCATGGTTTTCCCAGCGAACGTTAAGAACTTGGCAAAGGCGAAAAAAATCATCGCTGAGTTCAACGTGCGTATGGCTGAACTTATGGATAAAGGCGACACAACGGAAGTGTACAGCCTGGCAGTGCAATTAGTACCAATAACAGTAGCGGGAAGGTAG
- a CDS encoding carbonic anhydrase — protein sequence MTQESLLTKKEILKMMVGFRRFRERFFKEQHSVYDSLATGQSPKTLMIACSDSRVDPAILFSSSPGEIFVVRNVANLVPPFESNIGFHGVSAAIEFAVVNLQVENVVILGHRQCGGIRSLFQPDAIREGGFVQQWMTIAGEAKEKVLKAHPEGDVDSHCRECEKTSIVTSLDNLRTFPFIDFAVKNRGLQLIGVYFDLEDGKLSFYDEVTDAFRELEISKVQV from the coding sequence ATGACTCAGGAATCGCTTCTTACAAAAAAAGAAATTCTAAAAATGATGGTTGGCTTTCGTCGCTTCAGAGAGCGTTTCTTTAAGGAACAGCACTCTGTCTATGACAGTTTGGCCACGGGGCAAAGTCCAAAAACTTTGATGATTGCGTGCAGTGACTCACGCGTTGATCCGGCGATTTTATTTTCTTCTTCTCCAGGTGAAATCTTTGTCGTTCGCAACGTTGCAAACCTGGTTCCTCCTTTTGAATCTAATATTGGTTTCCACGGGGTTTCCGCAGCGATTGAATTTGCGGTTGTTAATCTACAAGTCGAAAACGTGGTGATTTTAGGACATCGTCAGTGCGGTGGTATTCGATCCTTGTTCCAACCGGATGCCATTCGCGAGGGTGGATTCGTGCAACAATGGATGACGATTGCCGGCGAAGCGAAAGAAAAAGTTTTGAAAGCGCACCCGGAAGGCGACGTGGATTCTCATTGCCGCGAGTGTGAGAAGACTTCAATCGTGACCTCACTTGACAACCTGCGTACTTTTCCATTTATCGATTTCGCTGTGAAGAATCGTGGTTTGCAATTGATCGGTGTGTACTTCGATCTTGAAGACGGGAAGCTGTCTTTCTATGACGAAGTGACGGATGCGTTTCGCGAACTTGAAATTTCGAAAGTACAAGTCTAA
- a CDS encoding helix-turn-helix transcriptional regulator → METITHPKLKDVTLEQVLKALGDPVRISAVKQLLAVKGEEKVCGTFEYSITKATFSHHLKILREAGLIRFRDEGTRRFVSLRMQEVKKRFPGLMEMLQKDL, encoded by the coding sequence ATGGAAACCATCACTCACCCGAAATTGAAAGATGTCACTTTGGAGCAGGTCTTAAAAGCCCTGGGGGATCCTGTGCGCATTTCTGCAGTTAAGCAGTTATTGGCCGTGAAGGGGGAGGAGAAAGTCTGTGGGACGTTCGAGTATTCCATCACCAAAGCGACGTTCTCTCATCATTTAAAGATTCTGCGCGAGGCAGGTCTTATTCGTTTTCGCGATGAGGGGACAAGGCGCTTTGTCTCTTTGCGGATGCAGGAGGTGAAGAAACGCTTCCCTGGTCTTATGGAGATGCTGCAAAAAGACCTATGA
- a CDS encoding tyrosine-protein phosphatase: MKLTGAINFRDLGGHVSVQGHQLISGQFYRSGALSKLTSDDVLLLQTTIGHVIDFRDPSEAAHDKDVLWDGVAYENCPANPVAYRMSANLGSFFTKEHLENIPPQYMEKLYRTLPFDNQAYRRMFAVMDEMSGKGMLQHCAVGKDRTGVGTALMLLALGVDESQVMKDYLQTQTGLEPFRNGLMIQFKNILSDKAMEGFQYMMGAHEGFLNAALEEMKSKTGSIQKFLLTEYGITDERQAMWQQKFFAS; encoded by the coding sequence TTGAAACTTACTGGCGCAATTAACTTCCGCGATCTGGGTGGGCATGTTTCTGTCCAAGGTCATCAGCTTATATCGGGTCAATTCTATCGTTCCGGAGCATTGTCAAAGCTCACATCAGACGATGTTCTGCTTTTGCAAACGACAATTGGGCACGTGATTGATTTCCGAGATCCCTCTGAAGCTGCCCATGATAAAGATGTTCTGTGGGACGGAGTCGCTTATGAAAACTGCCCGGCCAATCCCGTTGCGTATCGGATGAGTGCGAACTTAGGTTCATTTTTTACCAAAGAGCATCTGGAGAATATTCCTCCGCAGTACATGGAAAAGCTTTATCGCACTTTGCCTTTTGATAATCAGGCTTATCGTCGCATGTTTGCGGTGATGGATGAAATGTCAGGCAAGGGGATGCTTCAGCACTGCGCGGTCGGTAAAGACCGTACAGGTGTAGGAACTGCCTTGATGCTTTTGGCTTTGGGAGTGGATGAGTCCCAGGTGATGAAAGACTATCTGCAAACACAAACGGGTCTTGAGCCTTTTCGTAATGGCCTGATGATTCAGTTTAAGAACATCCTTTCTGATAAAGCCATGGAGGGATTCCAATACATGATGGGCGCTCACGAGGGCTTTCTGAATGCAGCGTTAGAAGAAATGAAGTCCAAGACCGGTAGCATCCAGAAATTTTTACTTACTGAATACGGTATCACTGACGAGCGCCAAGCGATGTGGCAGCAAAAATTCTTTGCTTCTTAA
- the tsaA gene encoding tRNA (N6-threonylcarbamoyladenosine(37)-N6)-methyltransferase TrmO: MQKHGETFEFSAIGHVQTPFHDKFGIPRQPGLANPAKGIIKLLPDPDLLTAIRSLEEFSHLWIVFVFHEHGGKNWKPSIRPPRLGGNRKVGVLASRSPHRPNPIGMSAVKIEKIDFDAKGGPEIHVHGVDLLDGTPVLDIKPYIPYADSIPEANAGWASDPIERTEVLFSDDAEAAIKIRDPNNQNNLRNLIISILELDPRPAFQKRQDPITDSKSWGQRYGFDILGSDVKYELREGHFFVFEIL; the protein is encoded by the coding sequence ATGCAGAAGCATGGCGAGACATTTGAATTTTCAGCGATAGGGCATGTACAAACGCCCTTTCATGATAAATTTGGAATTCCTCGCCAGCCGGGGCTTGCGAATCCTGCTAAGGGGATTATTAAGCTGTTGCCTGATCCTGATCTGTTGACTGCAATTCGCAGTCTGGAAGAGTTCTCTCATCTTTGGATTGTTTTTGTTTTTCACGAACATGGTGGCAAAAACTGGAAACCTAGCATTCGTCCACCGCGATTGGGCGGGAATCGTAAAGTCGGTGTTTTAGCTTCGCGTTCTCCGCACCGACCGAATCCGATTGGAATGTCGGCAGTAAAAATTGAAAAGATTGATTTTGATGCCAAGGGCGGCCCTGAAATTCACGTGCACGGCGTGGATCTTTTAGATGGCACGCCAGTGCTTGATATTAAACCTTATATTCCTTACGCAGACTCGATTCCTGAGGCGAACGCGGGTTGGGCAAGCGATCCTATCGAGCGCACAGAAGTGCTTTTCTCTGACGATGCTGAGGCGGCGATAAAAATACGCGATCCGAATAACCAGAACAACCTTCGTAATCTTATTATCAGCATTCTCGAATTGGACCCTCGTCCAGCGTTTCAGAAGCGCCAGGATCCCATTACGGACTCAAAGAGCTGGGGACAGAGATACGGCTTTGATATCCTGGGAAGTGATGTAAAATACGAACTGCGAGAAGGTCACTTCTTCGTCTTCGAAATCCTCTAA
- the ileS gene encoding isoleucine--tRNA ligase, translating into MTNANTPKTTPYSAVKPDVQLAKQEEGILDFWDQQKIFQQSLDPKGKKTYSFYDGPPFATGLPHYGHLLAGVLKDVVPRYWTMKGYTVPRRFGWDCHGLPVEYEINKTHKIESRKDVFKMGVAEYNNACRSIVKRYSTEWKTTVRRVGRWVDMENPYFTMDVSFMQSVWWVFQELFKKGLIYEGHKVVPYSVGISTSLSNFEANQNYKMVQDPAITVMFKLINQPDTAVMAWTTTPWTLPSNMALAVGLEMDYVKVQEKASGRKLILAQALLPSVFKKPDEEVEVLEMMKGSALVGLTYEPLFPYFGDRAEKGAFRIISSDHVTTESGTGVVHMAPAFGEEDYYACAKAGIPLVNPVDDDGMFTAEVPDYQGKRVKEADKDIIAALKAKGNLFKQDTIQHSYPYCYRSDTPLIYRAVSSWFVAVEKIKEELIANNKNTTWVPDHLRDGRFGNWLEGARDWAISRNRFWGTPLPIWRNPEGEVMCIGSRAELEKLSGQTVEDLHIEFVDKITIPSPTGKSPLKRVEGVLDCWFESGSMPYAQWGYPETSVEDFKKAFPADFIAEGLDQTRGWFYTLSIIGTALFNQAPFKNVVVNGLVLAEDGRKMSKSLKNYPDPMEVLNQHGADALRLYLIDSPVVKAQELKFSEKGVYDIVRKILLRWWNSYSFFANYANIDGFVPKGDAKKSPNILDQWVLSRLNGLIANTHKEMDAYRLYNVVPHLLQFIEDLTNTYIRFNRSLFWQEGMPETKRYAYETLHEVLVTLSRLMAPFAPFMSEVTYKNLSQVLPNKKESVHLESFPPEDLSLLRPELEEAVKAMDTLVTLGRNHREKIGVKAKIPLNEIKIIHRSAALLETLKKFEPFFVDELNFRKVVYNSNEDQFVQVTAKANFPVLGKRLGPKMKSVGAGIMALPLESILKLETGGSVTVDGEEITLADVEIRRAPKGGNANLSVHQVVSIEVDPTVTPEQEREGLAREIMRKIQVARKTADFKLDDKITLEIACDGALLDALNAHKDMITSETLTHTLNILPLSGMPKGAHVDDSDIDGEKIKIGVQN; encoded by the coding sequence ATGACGAATGCAAACACCCCTAAAACGACTCCATATTCTGCTGTAAAACCTGATGTTCAACTTGCGAAGCAAGAAGAGGGCATTTTAGATTTCTGGGATCAGCAAAAGATTTTCCAACAGTCACTAGATCCTAAAGGCAAAAAAACTTACAGCTTTTACGATGGTCCTCCGTTTGCGACAGGTCTTCCTCACTATGGGCATTTGCTTGCTGGTGTTTTGAAAGACGTTGTTCCTCGTTATTGGACGATGAAGGGCTACACAGTGCCTCGTCGTTTCGGTTGGGACTGTCACGGTCTTCCGGTTGAATACGAAATCAACAAGACTCATAAAATCGAATCTCGCAAAGACGTTTTCAAAATGGGCGTGGCTGAGTACAACAACGCTTGCCGCTCGATCGTAAAACGTTACTCCACAGAGTGGAAAACAACTGTGCGCCGTGTGGGTCGTTGGGTGGATATGGAAAATCCATACTTCACTATGGACGTTTCTTTCATGCAGTCCGTGTGGTGGGTGTTCCAAGAGCTTTTCAAAAAAGGCTTGATCTATGAAGGTCACAAAGTTGTTCCTTACTCTGTAGGGATCTCGACTTCGCTTTCAAACTTTGAAGCGAATCAAAATTATAAAATGGTTCAAGACCCTGCGATCACGGTGATGTTTAAACTCATCAATCAACCTGATACGGCAGTGATGGCTTGGACGACGACTCCTTGGACTCTTCCATCGAATATGGCTTTGGCTGTGGGTTTGGAAATGGACTACGTCAAAGTTCAGGAGAAGGCTTCGGGTCGTAAATTGATTCTTGCGCAAGCTTTGCTTCCATCCGTGTTTAAGAAGCCGGATGAGGAAGTTGAAGTTTTGGAAATGATGAAGGGCTCAGCGTTGGTAGGTCTGACTTACGAACCGCTATTCCCATACTTTGGCGATCGCGCTGAAAAAGGTGCATTCCGTATTATTTCTTCTGATCACGTAACGACTGAATCCGGTACGGGTGTGGTGCACATGGCGCCAGCGTTCGGTGAGGAAGACTACTATGCTTGTGCAAAAGCTGGCATCCCCTTGGTAAACCCAGTGGATGACGACGGTATGTTCACAGCAGAAGTTCCTGATTATCAAGGGAAGCGCGTTAAAGAAGCAGATAAAGATATTATCGCGGCTTTGAAAGCTAAAGGGAACTTGTTCAAGCAAGATACGATTCAACATAGTTATCCATACTGCTATCGTTCTGATACGCCGCTGATTTATCGTGCGGTGTCTTCATGGTTTGTGGCTGTTGAAAAAATCAAAGAAGAGTTGATTGCTAATAACAAGAACACAACTTGGGTTCCGGATCATCTTCGTGATGGTCGCTTCGGTAACTGGTTGGAAGGCGCTCGTGACTGGGCGATCTCTCGCAACCGTTTCTGGGGAACTCCGCTTCCTATCTGGAGAAATCCAGAAGGTGAAGTGATGTGTATCGGGTCCCGCGCGGAACTTGAAAAACTATCTGGTCAAACAGTCGAAGATCTTCATATCGAGTTCGTGGATAAAATCACGATCCCATCTCCGACGGGTAAATCTCCTTTGAAACGTGTGGAAGGCGTTTTGGACTGCTGGTTTGAGTCGGGCTCCATGCCGTACGCTCAATGGGGCTATCCTGAAACTTCTGTCGAAGATTTCAAGAAAGCTTTCCCAGCTGATTTCATCGCCGAAGGTTTGGACCAAACTCGTGGTTGGTTCTATACGCTTTCAATCATCGGTACGGCTTTGTTCAATCAGGCTCCATTCAAAAACGTGGTGGTGAATGGATTGGTATTGGCGGAAGACGGTCGTAAGATGTCTAAGTCTTTGAAAAACTATCCGGATCCAATGGAAGTATTGAACCAGCATGGTGCCGATGCTTTGCGCTTGTACTTGATCGACTCTCCAGTGGTGAAAGCTCAGGAATTGAAGTTCTCGGAAAAAGGCGTTTACGATATCGTTCGTAAAATCTTGTTAAGATGGTGGAATTCTTATTCGTTCTTTGCGAACTATGCCAACATCGATGGTTTTGTTCCTAAAGGCGATGCTAAAAAATCTCCAAATATTTTAGACCAATGGGTTCTTTCTCGTTTGAACGGTTTGATTGCGAACACTCACAAAGAGATGGACGCTTATCGCCTGTACAACGTGGTGCCACACTTGCTTCAATTTATCGAGGATTTAACGAACACGTACATCCGTTTCAATCGTTCTTTGTTCTGGCAAGAAGGCATGCCTGAAACGAAACGCTATGCTTACGAGACTTTGCATGAAGTTTTGGTGACGTTGTCGCGTTTGATGGCGCCATTTGCGCCGTTCATGTCTGAAGTAACTTACAAAAACTTGTCGCAAGTTCTTCCGAACAAGAAAGAATCTGTGCATTTGGAAAGCTTCCCGCCAGAAGATCTTTCTTTGCTTCGCCCCGAGCTTGAAGAGGCTGTGAAGGCGATGGATACCTTGGTGACGCTCGGTCGTAACCACCGTGAGAAAATCGGCGTGAAAGCAAAAATTCCACTCAACGAAATCAAGATTATCCACAGAAGTGCAGCGTTGCTTGAGACTTTGAAAAAGTTCGAACCGTTCTTTGTTGATGAATTGAACTTCCGTAAAGTTGTTTACAATTCGAACGAAGACCAATTCGTGCAAGTGACTGCGAAAGCAAACTTCCCGGTTCTTGGTAAACGCTTGGGTCCTAAGATGAAATCAGTGGGCGCAGGTATCATGGCATTGCCGCTTGAAAGCATCTTGAAACTTGAAACGGGTGGTTCAGTCACTGTTGATGGTGAAGAGATCACGTTGGCTGACGTTGAAATCCGCAGAGCTCCTAAAGGTGGCAATGCGAACTTGTCAGTGCACCAAGTGGTATCGATCGAAGTTGATCCAACGGTCACACCTGAGCAAGAGCGTGAAGGTCTGGCTCGCGAAATCATGCGTAAGATCCAAGTGGCCCGCAAAACAGCGGACTTCAAACTTGATGATAAAATCACTCTTGAAATCGCCTGCGACGGTGCTTTGCTTGACGCTTTGAACGCGCATAAGGACATGATCACGTCTGAAACTTTGACTCACACGTTGAATATCCTGCCTCTATCTGGAATGCCAAAAGGCGCTCACGTAGACGACAGCGATATCGACGGCGAAAAAATCAAAATCGGCGTGCAAAACTAA
- a CDS encoding MFS transporter, which produces MNHQESAPEVPARTLTLLLGLTVGVIAANLYYAQPLVAMISLALGIATSSAGLVVTFTQIGYGLGVLFLVPLGDLVENKKLIITLMMIAVAALLALAFTTHVIPYLTAALILGIGTSAVQIVVPYAAHMTSESHRGRVVGSLMSGLMLGIMLSRPISSLLTDMLSWHAVFFLSAIFMSIMAFILYKFLPPRKPADTENIHYVKLIASMGELFRTTPVLRRRAIYQACMFGAFSLFWTAAPLYLMSETYHLSQTAIAIFAFAGVAGAISAPIAGRLADKGMSTQATAVAMLSAIASFAVTHIVEPGSYTALGVLVFAAILLDAGITATLVLGQRAIFSLKPEYRGRLNGLYIATIFVGGALGSFAGAWAYAHGGWTMTTIVGSLFPATALVYFLTEWITGFRKTQN; this is translated from the coding sequence ATGAATCATCAAGAATCCGCCCCCGAAGTTCCCGCCAGAACCTTAACATTACTCTTAGGACTTACTGTCGGAGTTATTGCAGCGAACCTTTACTATGCACAACCACTCGTGGCGATGATAAGCCTTGCCCTTGGCATTGCAACATCATCAGCAGGATTGGTCGTGACATTCACACAAATCGGTTACGGTCTGGGAGTTTTATTCCTGGTTCCCCTTGGCGATCTGGTGGAAAATAAAAAACTCATCATCACTTTGATGATGATCGCAGTGGCCGCTCTTTTGGCCCTCGCCTTCACCACTCATGTTATTCCGTATTTGACCGCCGCTTTGATTTTGGGCATTGGCACCTCGGCCGTACAAATTGTCGTGCCTTACGCGGCTCATATGACGTCGGAATCCCATCGCGGTCGCGTGGTTGGAAGCCTGATGAGTGGACTGATGCTTGGGATTATGCTTTCTCGCCCCATCTCAAGTCTTTTAACAGACATGCTTTCCTGGCATGCGGTGTTTTTTCTTTCGGCTATTTTCATGTCGATCATGGCGTTTATTCTTTATAAATTCCTGCCTCCACGAAAACCGGCTGACACTGAAAATATTCACTACGTCAAACTGATTGCCTCTATGGGCGAGCTTTTCAGAACTACGCCAGTCTTGCGCCGTCGCGCGATCTATCAGGCTTGTATGTTTGGCGCATTCAGTTTGTTTTGGACAGCCGCTCCCCTTTATCTGATGAGTGAAACGTATCATCTTTCCCAAACTGCGATTGCGATTTTTGCCTTTGCCGGAGTGGCCGGCGCGATCTCAGCCCCCATTGCGGGTCGACTGGCAGATAAAGGCATGAGCACTCAAGCCACCGCGGTCGCGATGCTTTCAGCTATCGCTTCTTTTGCAGTGACTCACATTGTGGAGCCCGGATCGTACACAGCATTGGGAGTTTTAGTATTTGCCGCAATTTTATTGGATGCAGGTATCACCGCGACGCTGGTTTTAGGCCAACGTGCTATCTTTTCTTTGAAACCTGAATATCGGGGACGCCTGAATGGCCTTTATATCGCGACTATTTTCGTGGGAGGGGCTTTGGGTTCTTTCGCGGGGGCCTGGGCCTATGCCCATGGCGGATGGACGATGACGACGATCGTGGGGTCTTTATTCCCTGCAACCGCCCTGGTTTATTTCTTAACCGAATGGATCACAGGGTTTCGTAAAACTCAGAATTAA